The Erigeron canadensis isolate Cc75 chromosome 1, C_canadensis_v1, whole genome shotgun sequence genome segment gttcgatccttcggggtgcccaaattatgtggggattaggatggaggtattttaccggcatcatatggctcatacgggatGGGTCGATGGGTATGATGCCGGGGCTAAGGTTCCCCATTACCCTAAAATGGCAACAAGTGAACAAACACTACTTGGATTAGTATGAACACACTCAGgatatataattgtaaactcTATGAGGACTATTTCACGCCATGTAAGCACACATCTCATCAGATTTTCTTTGTGTAATCATACTGTCGAATGAGAAAGCTGAGTGTCAACTTTAGTACCAATAAAATTGGAAGAATTTCATGTATGATTCAGAATAATGCAAGTGAATTCTATTGGAATGATCACTTTCGAATAGAACACAACCACCCAGCGAGAGAAATCCTGCCTTGCTCCCATAACAACCAGGATTAATAGAGGGCTAGGGGCTAATTTGCATATGACAAAATTCGAACTTATGCCGGCGGGTGATTCAATCAGCTTAGCTGTTATCACTGTCTAAATGCAAGTGaattaattatcaaataacAAATAAGATTTTAATAAACATAACTTTGAGGTTATGGTTAATTATCAAATAACAGACATAAACTGAACAGTTAATATCTCATACATTTACCCATTCGCTTAAATTTACCGTAATGACTAATTTTGACGAAACTAAAACAATACTAAATAAAAACAGCAAAGACAAAAAGGTGTTTTATAAATACTATAGGGGTGTAAAGTGTTGTTTACAAAAGTAATCCATAACCTGCTACAATCCGGCGACACGAACAATTAAATTTGAAATCTCCGCCACCGTAAACCACcaccatttatttttattttattttctgtaTATGTGTgagtatttataaataattgattgttttatatatacttgtaatatTGAACTTTGCAGCTTGAAGATTTAATTTACAGAAATATTATTGAGTGATAGGAAATGTCAGAAAAGGTGAATCAGtttagtaattaattaagtttgttAGATTTGATTAAAGGATGCATTTTTAATCGTATATAGAAGCTtaattttctttctctctctctctctctcttttttttttaatgtgtttgttAGGACCAACAGATTACAGAAACTTTGAACAAGATTAATGATTTGAGATATCGAGCCGAGAAGGCGGAGGCTACGGATAATGTACACCGATTACTTTCGCTCCTCGAGACGTTAAAGGTTGTCGTTTTTCGTGACTTATAACTTCAACTTACCATTCTGCAGACATAAgttgattatatataattatatattgtaaacAAAGTGTTAGTATTAAGGCCAGTTTTTTGGATAACTAGGTTTTGCATTTAGAGAAATTAGGTGTTGATGTTTGAAAAATGCTATTTAGGTTCTTGAGAAGCAAGAAGTGGAAATTGAATCAAATTACAGTGAAAAATGTGCTAGACTGCAGTTGGAAGTTAACGAGTTGGCCGAGATGGTAGAGAGTGATGATCATGGGGAGAGTTATGCTCGTGTAGTTGATCGGTCATTGGCTAATGCTCTCGAGAGACTGAATTTAGCCAAAACGGTATATACAACggaatatatttataaatttgtgTTGTATAAATATAACTCCGAGTGTGTTGAACTTATTTATGTGGATTTAATGTGAATGTTTCACGTTTTGTTGAAACTTTGTAGGATCTTGCTTTGAGGCTGAGGGAAATTACATCATTGAAGCGCCAGTGTGATGAGGTGCCAACACAAGCAGAACTCGTCCAGTAAGTTGCTTTTCAATATCTTCCTCCACTAGTGGTTAAGATTTGTATGGTTCAAGTTAGGTAGTCGGTAAAAAGAAGATAAGATAAGACCAGCATTATCTTTCTAACATATAACATCCTTGTAAgatcaagaaaaaaataaaagcaaacaTGATGTATCTTTGTTAAATGTGAAAAGCATTATGTCACTGTTTCAGGTATGAACGTCGTTTTTCAGAACTTAATGCTCACATCCAGGTATATCAGATTTCGCCACAATTTGATCAGTACATCAGTTCTCTCTGGTATATTGTCCATTGAGTAGCCTGTATCATTTCATCCTTACTTCTGGTCAGAGGAGGCTTCGACAAACTCGTAAATACTATGCCACCTATAACGCGTTGATGGAAATAAAAGATCTGATGCTAAAGGAAACATCCTTGTTAAACTCTATGAGTTCGCAGGTAGATTAAACCTATGTTGATCTCAGCTAtaaattttaactaaaataGAATGATACTAAATTATAAGGCATGAATCCTTTTTATCACTGTCGTAATTTCCTTTGCTTTTTATGTACACAAACTTTAAACAGTTGCATGATGCGCTTAACAGTCCTGGTCGTGTAACATTGACTAGTTCCTTGGAGGGAATTTCAAAGAGTATTCAACAGGTAATAAATACAGTTTGACCGTTGTCTTCAgatatgttattatttattatagaaTGTATGAGTTTATTTAGAAGTTTAACACGTTAGTAATTCTAGATCTAATACTGCTTGAagtttgcatcatgaaattttgatttttctacTATTTTGTAAATCAACTTGTACTACTGATTTGGGTCTGCAAAATTTTGTCAATCTGTCATGGTCTTACGATATTTTAGGCATTCAACAAATAATTGAACATTTTTCCTAAAACTATGGGGCTAATCAATTGTCACAATTTTCATGAGATAGATGGAGTATTTTGTTACATACTATGTAGTCTTCAAAGTTTCCTAGGAAACCACAAGAATTCACAtcaatttgtaaaaagtttgaAGATATGGAAACTTATTTCTTGTGCAGAAGCTTCAAAATGTGCAACTTACACTACAAGCAGAGCAAAAAGCTTGTGAAGCTTTGAAGAAAAAGCTTGCTGCAGCAAACTTGGAGAAAAGGCGTTGCTATGCTCTGTTAAAGGCATTTCAAGTAAGGGAAACTATGAAATTTTCATTGCAATTCTAGTGAAGCTTAAAAGTgataattaaaataacaataGAATTATTTCAAGACATTCTTGATCTACCCTTTaacatacaaaaaaataaaaaaatctctaAGCACTGAACCTAATGAGACATTGTATCATGCATATTGATGCTGTTGACAAGCATCATTATTCAATTGGAATAATGGCGAGCTTAATTGTTCAGCATCAATGTATGTTACTACTTGTATTTCATTGTCACAATGAATATTAAGTGTTTGTATAGTAAACCGAAGGATTTGACCATGAGCCAAATATCATGCTACTGTTTTAATATGGgtaaatatatatcatctgtTCGTCTACCAAGTAAACCATCAAACTTACCTTAGCATAATAACATAACATGGCAGCTGTTTACATCataatttgatgatatatataggGTGTACTACATATTTATACGTCCATCTAAGTTGACAAATGTCAGAGAATCTTATGTCACCATCGTTGTCTTATATTTTTTACTCATATTAGGAAGAATGCACTAGGAATGAGAGACTTCGGAATCAAACTCTAGACATTCAAATGTGAACTGTAACTCTTTGCAAAGATTGGTACAAGATCCAAGTATCCAACCAATGCGGAGCTTGAAGCCTAACCCTACTTCAGAGAACCTGTTCTGTAtcttattttgtatatttacGAGGTTTTGTTTTATGCTTTACTTGAACTTTCTGTATATTTTGATTAGTATTTAGCAACCCAGCCTTAAATAGTTTTTTAAGTCACCATTTTGAAAAAGTGAATCTTCTTGTTTAGCTTTTAGGGTATTTTTTAGTAGATTTTTAGCACACGTGGAAGATGGGCCGGCCACGAGTAAAGGCAAGtacttacaagttacaataAGGGTTTGCCCGCCTTAAGTTTTTGCCTATTTCTAAATAGCTGATGTATACATTACGATGAatgtaatacgagtaattaatagTCAAGTCTTAGCCCTTAAGGGTGTAAACAGTTAAATACACATTCGACCGGTTATGACCGGCCGCTTAAGTCATTTGTTACTCGTGGCTGtaaatcaaaaccaaaattgACCAATTTGTTATGAACGAGCCAAAATTATCATAtgcaaatattttgtttgtGGGCAAAGGTAAAGCACATATATGACATGCACCATTGGCATTGGAAACAGAGTTTGGTAAAGCCATTTATTTGGGCCAACCCATTAAACATTGCAAAACGCATATATTTTGGGCCATTACGTGAACTTTCTTACCATTctttgaaaataagaaaaatgaaaaccaTCTCATAGACTCATACTATTAAAATTTCAATGTAGAAGGGGCAGGCCGCCAGGGGTATCTAAAATTTACTGTGGTCAtctttgatttttataaaataagacGGTTTTTTGGTAAAGATAAGTGcatgaaaaatataataaatttgttatggtttttattatgtgaatctaactttaaaaaattttattgtatatatcaaACTCTCAATTGTTTGTTATTGTGTGTATTTGACTTTTATTTCGGAATATGTTGACATGGCAGGGTGATGTGGCAACTTATATGGTTGTCGCATATAGCTAAGAACATACAATAGCTATGAGCCgaaagatttatatatacaaaagagGTATCTAGAGTTGGATACATGCAATagcaaaataaaataagtttactACATTTTCATGCATTTTTCATATCTTATTACTTGATAGAAATTTTAGACAACAAGTTTTTCCGAGATGCTTTAGCATTGTAATTGGTCTAGAAGTGTTGGCTAAGAACTACGTTTAAAACATGTGGCAAGAAAATTTAGTTGGCAATAATGACTGAAAATAACATTGGGCGACACCTACTTATTGTCCATCTTGTATTAATTTGTGCGGGCTAAAAGTCTGTTTAGAATGTCCGAGCCAAGTATTTTTCATAATTTCCTTTGAATGGCAACATATGTAAAATACTACTCATTCGTCCCGAAATAACTGTTTAGCTTTGTTATTACTCGCAATATGATTAAAGAAAGAAACAGCTCAGTGTCGCCTTTTACGGGTTTTGAGGCCCACTATCTTAACGGTGTATgaaggaggttaagatgtaggcatatcttacctctacctaagtagagaagCTGCTTCTATGTTTTACCTAGATgatagaaaaggccctccaacctttgcatgagataAGTATCGAacctataattttaaaatagttgtacatataaaataatattgaaggtatcaagttttatataataccTCTGATGACTTTAACACACAAAAATTATTTCTTTTGTACCCAAATTCCGACCAACGACTTAAACAAATCATTTAAAAGGCCCTTCACGTGTAGACTTTTAAGTAAAGCAAGAAGGATGctgtttattttaaattttataaaaccaGATGATGATCTAGAAGGATGTAATAGCAGTTTTCCAATTATTACAActagttttgatatattaaCTTTGGCATATTTGCATGTCATAATCATAAAGGcctttatattctttttaacgAACATCAATCCACTTCAAATTACGTCATGCGACTATTATACTTTCTTTCTTTAGTGGTTGCCATAAACTCGATCGTACGATAACTTTGTTTGAGTTTCAAGACTAATAGGTTCAAGAAATTTACTTCCAACAATAACCAAATGGACCCTAGATATTAAACAAACTTGTTGTCTATCCGATATTTTTTCTTTCGTTATATCAACCGACATTGTTTCCATTTTGACCATTTCAATAGTTTTCAAATAGGAGATGGAGGATTTTTAAGAATCGATGAAACGGGTACTCAAACCCGATAACAAAGATGGTGCCCAACCCATTTTCTTACaactcaaaaaatatatttccaCTGAATCTTTTAATGTGAAATAATTTAATCGTCTAAAAGAACCTTAATTgtcaccaaatatatatatatatatattttagaaaatcGTGAAAATAACGAATTTTCATTGCGATCGTACCAAAATAGCCAAGTTTTTcgtattatcacaaaatagccaacaaaatcgcaaaaaaaaccaaaatcgcaacaagaaATGCGAAATCACAACAATAAATGCCGAAATCGCAACAAGAAAATGCCAAAATCGCAACTCGCAATTTGCAACTCGTaacagtttgactttgacttcttTTTTTATGCTAGTTTATTACATAGTACATGAATGCAAAGCTTCAAATACATAAGAAACAAGCTAATAATCCCCTAAGTCATAGATCATAAGTTACCTGGCCTACCCAAAAACCACGATCGTATACCGTCTAAGGATGAAAAGGGGAAGAAAACAACATGTAGTCGTTGTAAGGAACGTGTACAAGGCTGACTTGTGGTGCACCAATGCCATCACAAACATCTTTTCTTCCACCGAGAGAGTAtggatcttcatcaagatcaaaatcaaaaggAAAATTAAAATCGACTTCACAATTATCTTCTTTCAGGACTATTAACTAAAGggattattagtatttttttcaGTGTGTTTCTTATGTATTTGAAGTTTTGTATTTTTGCACTATAACTAGTATcctaaaaaaaagggggggttCAAAGTCAAACTGTTGCGAGTTGCGATTTTGTCATTTCTTGTTGCGATTTTGCATTTTTTGTTGTGATTTTGTTGGCAATTTTATGATAAACCGAAAATTTTTTGGCAACGAAAATTGGTTATTGTGACGATTTTctcaatttttaatatatgtattaaacAATACAAGTACAGTATATCATGAATTCCTGCgaataaaatatctttttatattatgatatatgGAAGGTATATGTAGTTATTGTTTTATGGGAGTAATGATGAGATATTTGATGAGTGGATGTTAATATCATGAGGATTTTAATGACATTATTATGAGCCCCTTTTCCCTCTTGGTGCTTGTATACATGGATGCATACAACATCCCAATGATCATATGGATGCCACACATGGTTGCCCAAAAGTCCATAATCATATTCTCCATCTATGGATCTCCACTATTGACTTTTCTTACTTGTAATATAATCTGTAGTGGATAATCgcttaacttttatattataaacttGTGTAAAAGACCCTAATTTACTCAAAACTTACATGATGTGTCTAACCTTAATTATGCTAACCAAATTTCATCTTTTACCTTAATTTATCATTGCTATGTTTAGACTTTAGAGTACTGTATGGTTTAACTAGTTACGAaagtatttataaattatatatcatatatcataatcaTTAACTGGATGCAAAATAGATAGATCTTGATCAATTCAGTATTTGATTAATTTAAGTCATTCTGTTCTAACCATATTTGTTAAAACTTATTTTACATTGGGATAATGTTTATACAATGCAGTGTAGTATGTGTTTTTCATTGATGTGAAATGCTAATGTAAGCTACTTTATGGATATAGATTGTTAAGGATGTTGTAAAGGAACATACTTGAAAGACGTTATTGAATATTACTTacttacgagtattattttattgttaaagATATTGTGATATGTTTATTCTAAATtcaatgtaattttatttttaattgaaagtaagtatcatttatataaatcttttaaGTAGATTTTTTACTTAAATAAAAGTAAGACTAACTACAAATCAACCTCCTTCATTAACCGTTAAGGTATAAAATCTGTGAAATACGGTTTTTCTTAACAACATACCTAGTCGAGACTCGAGAGACTCCATAACCTCTATTTCAAGTGAATccctttctatatatttatactctaaattcaatttaatttaatttttagcTGAAAAAAAACGGAAGAAGATATTCTTTTAGATGATGATCTGGTAAATAATAACTTAAGtacataacaaaattaaaaaatctggTTTAATGATTTCGTGACACATGGTAATGTAATGTGCTATTAACAAAAGGACGAGATATTTTTTATTCACCgaattattttcatattttcacataaattaacatatatgtttttatctaaGTATTTTAGAGGGTTGGCAACCCACCTTCCATACCTTTTTTCACCACTCACTTTTAACCAATCACAGCATGCCACCTCAACtccaccactcactcaccactcatccaaatttcattggcatccgaccactcacttcacctctcattttacaatttttattttatttaaacattaaatttcattaaactaaaaatattaaaatgcataaacattacataataattcttaaaaaccataaaacaaataaataaaaaaatattaaactacTATGGTCGGACCATTCAAACGGTTCGTTGATGATTGTGGTGGAACCAATacgttttttcatttttttagtgtgtatatgtttgagttgtaatgtgttttttgaaAGAGAAATGAATGTGTTGGGAGttgtagtgtgtgtgtgttttgtagttatatgtatatataagtaaataaaatattaaaaacaaaaaaaaaggaaaatgcatGTTACCTGGTCAAAAGAGCCGTTGGCACAATATTCAAGACGCACAAAGTGAGTGGTCGAGTGCGTGGTGTGACCACTCATTTCATACCACGGCGCGTGGTGGACCGTTGGCAGCAGTGTTGAGTGGTGGTGCCACATCCACTATGCATCCATATTCCATCCGTTGTCAACCCTTTTAGAAGCTCAAAAAGTAAACTCAACCATGTTTCTGTTTAGCACTTGGTGACTAGTGAGTTTTGATTAGCTTATTAAGAAACTTGACAAACTTATTTAAAAGCATTTTAAGCTCTTTAATATCAGCCAACAAAGATGCGAAGCTTTTTTCGATAGACTTATTAACCtgaataataattttattaataaacatataCTCGTCAAAACAAATTTATACAAATACCACGCAACCCATAAAACATCGCTCAAGCCGTGAATCAAAGTGTAGTTGAGAATAATTAGAATGGGCACCAAACCAAGTATTGATTGAATGAAAAGGAATAGATGTTCATGGCTCCAACCATCCCCTGGGATGGCTTCAAGCTATGTCGTTCTCAACAACACCCCACCTCTTTTGTAAATGAGAAATATGCACAAAACACCTAAAATATGTTCAAAAAACCTTCCTTTCTAGCATGTTTAAGATCAACGGCATTATCACTCTATAATCTATATACACATCttcaatttaagaaaaaacatgattattttttttttaaaatctttactTTCCAAAAAGCATTTTGTTTACTGTCGGGGTTATGATTTCCTTCTTGCTTGGCTTTGGCTCTTTTATGCTTGAACATTAAACAACTTATTTGTTCATGAGATGGTTAAATAAAGGCCCATGATTCAGGTTTCGCTAAAGGGCAAATATGCAGTCGGTTTTTTTAACGGCAAGTTTATTTGGCAAGCATATGCTATTTGGCTACCTTGTAGCATGTGTATCGGCAAACATTGGCAAGTTTGATCGGCTATATAAATCGGTCACATTTGGCCGATCCTTGTGAATGTTGGGAGCGTGCTATGTGACCTTTTTTTTGTTCTTATGCCAAAATCTTTATCACCAGAAAcctaataaaattaatttgggGGCTTTCGATTTTGAGGTTAATCCTATGgttttcttggcttctattcCCGGAATTCATGCCCGAAAAAACTTGCCGATGCTCCTAACGTACAATACCCTTATTCCGGTGAGATCTGAAACCCCTTTTTTGGGTTTCCGGTGGTTGTCGGCCAGAAACGTTCACTTTTTTACGGCTAAATAGTTGTTTGGCTTTGGCAAGGGTGCAGTTGACACATTCATTGGCTCTTTGGCAACTTTTATGGTGAccctttttttttgggtttctgGTTTGATCGGTTTTCTGGTGACTCCTTTTTTGGGATTTCTGTTCTAATCGGTTTTCCAGTGACTTCTTTTTGGAGTTTCTGGCTTAATGGTTTGTTGCATGTGATCCGGTGActcctttttggggtttctggtGGTGTTGCTTCAGTTTTCCGGTGAAGCCCTTTTTTGGGTTTTCAGGTTAACTGTTGCTGCTTAtgctttattatatttatatttatcttatttacattgtcgttaattgcatgtttgtgattagcttggtagtgttaacTTAGCGGTAGCATTGCCAAATTTTTCCTAAGTAGTGTTACCAtcttttgttccattaaaaCAATATAGATGTTGATAGCATGGGAAATGCCATGGAATGCCAATCAACAAGTGTGTAGTTGAATATAGAGAAAAAGATGGAGTTGTATAAAAATGGTGGGTTTATATAGGAGATATGGGGAgaatggttaaaaataaaaaaatataaataaataaacaccaATAGTTAGTCAATATAGCAGTTGATAGCATGGGGAAGACCAAACCACAAAAACCAATACTACATTTTGGGCGTCCGTTTCTACCCGTGGACCACGGTCAACACCTTCAGATGCCCCTTGGGGCCATGTAGCCGGCACCCATGCGGTGTTTCGAACCCGGAACCCCCTTCAAACGCCTCACACCACCTAGTCTTATTAGTTTGTGTTATGCTTATGCGTAATAACAGTAACAATTTATAATTAGATCATAGAATTAccactttatttattttaggtatgttttttttaattaaatatgaatttaacataaaaacatgtttataaaagtaattgGACTTTATGATACTTAAAATTCacataaaatatcattaaatatttaaacataGCTTACTCAAGCCAATGGAATATTGGTATGTTGGCTAGGAGAtttccttaaattttttttttatctatctatattccCTTATAAAGAACTTTTCTCCCTTAATTTAAGAACctgatatatttaatttaccCTTCATATTAATACattcttattttcattttttagacTATAACTAAAAtgaccttaaaaaaaatttaaattcaaattcTATCTTTTCCTCACgcataaacacataacaaaaaacTCTAATTCACAATTTGTCCCTCTCCTCCCCCTTTCACATCCCATCGCAAAAATTCATCACATCGCCGACCGcaaatgaaattaattttatgCTAATAACCACACTGTCATCGTCTCACCGGCACTGCATTATGCGGACACCAACTATTTTGTAAAAGTGCAAAGTTTGAGACTCATTGTGAGTTAAATTAAGGGAATTTTGCTGAGTAATTGGATAAGACTTGAGAAATGCGAGCTTACcgttttaaagaaaaaagactTAAATGTCTAATCAAGTTATTTGACTTAGTATCCGCATTGGTTAAACACAATATTTGACTTAGGTGCTCCATCGTCATACTTGTTTTTCATGAATCGAAGAGACTATCAAATAAAAGACATATAATGACAAGTTTCTTGACAAAATGAATGCTATCGAAGGCAAAATCAACTCAAACAACATCAAATTGTCATGGGTCGATGGAGATGAATTTTCTTTTACGAGACAATGACAATTTGACAACCTAAACTTGCTAGGTGAAATATGTATATGAAAATTTCCGAATTATAATAtacttgaaaattaaatttttctCTCGCAAAAGGCTTGGTACGTTACTTACGACTTTCTTTAACCAAATTCGAATTTCTCATTTTGGAGACACATTTTCTTCCTAGCTAGCATACTAACCCGATCCATGGATTCCTTTACTTTTGTCGGTTTCCAAGGTGTCGATGTTTGACGATCTGTTATTTTACTTTGTAGGTTTTCGTTCTTGAAGATGGCTTTTTGATTAATTGTTTAGTCGACGTGTTACTAGCTTCCGTTCTTCTTGTAAACCGTTAATTCaattatcttaattattttatgtTGCTTCCATGAGAAGATAAAACCTTCCTAATTTCTTTTCACTCGCAAGGCATGTTTGATATACaatttacgagcatggtacccgagTAATGCGGCGGGGGTAGTGGGCACAACGATCTAGTATTGTCGGTGACGGTATTatttgtggtggtggcggtgtcaagtctcAAATGGTGTAAGTTGATATAAAGGTGCTAgtggaatatttaaaaagataagggcttaaagtgctaattattaaaataaatgtcaagGGCAATTTGGTAATTAAAAGAcataaattttctaaaaataaaaaagacccttttgctttataaagtaGTAGAGATAGAAATAAGATATGTGAGTACTTCTAGCTTATAATTTTTGTAAGCTAAAACTCATAAGCTTTGTTTTGTCAAAGTTTTAAACAATTTATGATTTTCTAAAATTCTTAAATTGCAGTTTGAGcttattaaaaatatgaaaagtgtTAATTACTTAAGGGATACAAGTATTTGATAGAAAggaatcaaataaaaataaataaaaataacaaaacaaaatagtactagtaataaatattttttaaaaaaatatattctgttatttgaaaaatgaacataaaaattatagaaaaaataaacaaaataatatggagtaataaaattatatatatatatacacataataaaacaatagttatcttGGCTTTTTAAAGCCATCcacctcaaattaaaattatctctaaacatgCCACATAGAATTTATCCTAATTGAcacctccatatttttttcacactaatagattttcattaaataatataatataattatacatatatttcaaatatggcatataaaaaagcatatatatatataaaatttatatttatataaatcaaacatatataaaaaaatcacgACTAACATTGCGCgcatgacattttttaacttttttattttaactataaacacttcataattcatgactcataatccatgatattttattaccttttctttctttcttttttttcattttctatttactatatacactttataatcaaactatatatatattacgttcaacacgtacacctcaaattacatagctctttataataatctatctatacatatattatgtttcacagttttcttcattgttaatttatcataatcatgaagtatttttcaattggtttttaatttataaagttattcttaataatctatttatacatatattatgtttcacagttttcttcgttgttaatttatcataatcatgaaatatttttcaattggtttttaatttataaagttattcttctGTCGTataccaatctatatatatatattaaaacagtaaaaattCTAGCTAGCCTTTTAAACCCTTCTTTCAACCTAAAGCTAGCtttaaacattgccacataggattgtatcttacgtggcatctccatactttttttacaatatttatcttataacctctatttattctcaaaccaatgtaatttattttattaaatataacataaaatattaaatcaaaactatatacacaaaataaaaaaaaaatcaaaacccatattaagatataagaagacgtctaatacatctattaatttggcaatgatatttgacataaatgatattatttatt includes the following:
- the LOC122584811 gene encoding coiled-coil domain-containing protein 93 isoform X2, encoding MSEKITETLNKINDLRYRAEKAEATDNVHRLLSLLETLKVLEKQEVEIESNYSEKCARLQLEVNELAEMVESDDHGESYARVVDRSLANALERLNLAKTDLALRLREITSLKRQCDEVPTQAELVQYERRFSELNAHIQRRLRQTRKYYATYNALMEIKDLMLKETSLLNSMSSQLHDALNSPGRVTLTSSLEGISKSIQQKLQNVQLTLQAEQKACEALKKKLAAANLEKRRCYALLKAFQEECTRNERLRNQTLDIQM
- the LOC122584811 gene encoding coiled-coil domain-containing protein 93 isoform X1 gives rise to the protein MSEKDQQITETLNKINDLRYRAEKAEATDNVHRLLSLLETLKVLEKQEVEIESNYSEKCARLQLEVNELAEMVESDDHGESYARVVDRSLANALERLNLAKTDLALRLREITSLKRQCDEVPTQAELVQYERRFSELNAHIQRRLRQTRKYYATYNALMEIKDLMLKETSLLNSMSSQLHDALNSPGRVTLTSSLEGISKSIQQKLQNVQLTLQAEQKACEALKKKLAAANLEKRRCYALLKAFQEECTRNERLRNQTLDIQM